The Betta splendens chromosome 4, fBetSpl5.4, whole genome shotgun sequence genome contains a region encoding:
- the pip4k2aa gene encoding phosphatidylinositol 5-phosphate 4-kinase type-2 alpha isoform X5, with protein sequence MASASSIAASIASKTKTKKKHFVAQKVKLFRSSDPLLSVLMWGVNHSINELSHVQIPIMLMPDDFKAYSKIKVDNHLFNKENMPSHFKFKEYCPLVFRNLRERFGIDDLDFLNSLTRSAPLNTEAQGRSGARFHTSFDKRYVIKTISSEDVAEMHNILKKYHQFIVECHGNTLLPQFLGMYRLTVDGDETYMIVTRNVFSHRLSVYKKYDLKGSTVAREASDKEKQPPPPEDVPPRPKSGNVQQRLQTLRIATRFYCAMKHVRDAKELPTYKDNDFINDGQKIYINEENKKMFLEKLRKDVEFLAQLKLMDYSLLVGIHDVERAEQEEVESEDNEPEEEGESDGGGIGTPPDSPSNTLDSTKPFSPGEFDPAIDVYAIKSNESAPRKEVYFMAVIDILQHYDAKKKAAHAAKTVKHGAGAEISTVNPEQYSKRFYDFITTILS encoded by the exons ATGGCTTCAGCGAGCAGCATCGCCGCATCTATTGCGAGCAAAACGAAGACTAAGAAGAAACACTTCGTCGCTCAGAAAGTGAAGCTCTTCCGTTCCAGCGACCCTCTGCTCAGCGTACTTATGTGGGGAGTCAACCATTCG ATAAACGAATTAAGCCATGTCCAGATTCCCATCATGCTCATGCCAGATGACTTTAAGGCCTATTCTAAAATCAAAGTGGACAACCACCTTTTTAACAA GGAAAACATGCCCAGCCATTTCAAATTCAAGGAGTACTGCCCACTAGTGTTTCGAAACCTCAGAGAGAGGTTTGGCATTGATGATCTGGACTTCTTG AACTCTCTGACACGTAGTGCTCCCTTGAACACTGAAGCCCAGGGACGGAGTGGAGCCCGCTTCCACACTTCTTTTGACAAACGCTACGTCATTAAGACCATCAGCAGCGAGGATGTGGCAGAAATGCATAACATTCTGAAAAAATACCATCAG TTTATTGTGGAGTGCCATGGAAACACGCTGCTGCCTCAGTTTCTGGGGATGTACCGACTCACAGTGGACGGAGACGAGACCTACATGATTGTTACACGCAATGTCTTCTCCCACCGCCTTTCTGTCTACAAAAAGTATGATCTCAAG GGTTCTACTGTGGCAAGAGAGGCCAGTGACAAGGAGAAG CAGCCGCCCCCACCAGAGGATGTGCCTCCACGGCCCAAATCTGGTAACGTTCAGCAAAGGCTGCAAACACTGCGGATTGCTACGCGCTTTTACTGCGCCATGAAACACGTAAGAGAT GCCAAGGAGCTGCCCACCTACAAGGACAATGATTTCATCAATGACGGGCAGAAGATCTACATTAATGAGGAGAATAAGAAAATGTTCCTGGAGAAGCTTAGGAAAGATGTGGAG TTCCTAGCCCAGTTGAAGCTCATGGACTACAGTCTGCTGGTGGGCATTCATGACGTGGAGCGTgccgagcaggaggaggtagaaagtgaggacaatgagccagaggaggagggggagagtgaTGGAGGGGGCATTGGGACGCCCCCCGACAGCCCAAGCAACACTCTGGACAGCACCAAGCCTTTCTCACCTGGGGAGTTCGATCCTGCCATTGATGTCTATGCCATCAAAAGCAATGAGA GTGCTCCGAGGAAGGAGGTTTACTTCATGGCTGTCATAGACATCCTGCAGCATTATGATGCCAAGAAGAAAGCTGCACATGCTGCAAAGACTGTGAAGCACGGG GCGGGAGCCGAGATCTCCACAGTGAACCCAGAGCAGTACTCCAAGAGGTTTTATGATTTCATCACCACTATCTTGTCATAG
- the pip4k2aa gene encoding phosphatidylinositol 5-phosphate 4-kinase type-2 alpha isoform X10 translates to MASASSIAASIASKTKTKKKHFVAQKVKLFRSSDPLLSVLMWGVNHSINELSHVQIPIMLMPDDFKAYSKIKVDNHLFNKENMPSHFKFKEYCPLVFRNLRERFGIDDLDFLNSLTRSAPLNTEAQGRSGARFHTSFDKRYVIKTISSEDVAEMHNILKKYHQFIVECHGNTLLPQFLGMYRLTVDGDETYMIVTRNVFSHRLSVYKKYDLKGSTVAREASDKEKAKELPTYKDNDFINDGQKIYINEENKKMFLEKLRKDVEFLAQLKLMDYSLLVGIHDVERAEQEEVESEDNEPEEEGESDGGGIGTPPDSPSNTLDSTKPFSPGEFDPAIDVYAIKSNESAPRKEVYFMAVIDILQHYDAKKKAAHAAKTVKHGAGAEISTVNPEQYSKRFYDFITTILS, encoded by the exons ATGGCTTCAGCGAGCAGCATCGCCGCATCTATTGCGAGCAAAACGAAGACTAAGAAGAAACACTTCGTCGCTCAGAAAGTGAAGCTCTTCCGTTCCAGCGACCCTCTGCTCAGCGTACTTATGTGGGGAGTCAACCATTCG ATAAACGAATTAAGCCATGTCCAGATTCCCATCATGCTCATGCCAGATGACTTTAAGGCCTATTCTAAAATCAAAGTGGACAACCACCTTTTTAACAA GGAAAACATGCCCAGCCATTTCAAATTCAAGGAGTACTGCCCACTAGTGTTTCGAAACCTCAGAGAGAGGTTTGGCATTGATGATCTGGACTTCTTG AACTCTCTGACACGTAGTGCTCCCTTGAACACTGAAGCCCAGGGACGGAGTGGAGCCCGCTTCCACACTTCTTTTGACAAACGCTACGTCATTAAGACCATCAGCAGCGAGGATGTGGCAGAAATGCATAACATTCTGAAAAAATACCATCAG TTTATTGTGGAGTGCCATGGAAACACGCTGCTGCCTCAGTTTCTGGGGATGTACCGACTCACAGTGGACGGAGACGAGACCTACATGATTGTTACACGCAATGTCTTCTCCCACCGCCTTTCTGTCTACAAAAAGTATGATCTCAAG GGTTCTACTGTGGCAAGAGAGGCCAGTGACAAGGAGAAG GCCAAGGAGCTGCCCACCTACAAGGACAATGATTTCATCAATGACGGGCAGAAGATCTACATTAATGAGGAGAATAAGAAAATGTTCCTGGAGAAGCTTAGGAAAGATGTGGAG TTCCTAGCCCAGTTGAAGCTCATGGACTACAGTCTGCTGGTGGGCATTCATGACGTGGAGCGTgccgagcaggaggaggtagaaagtgaggacaatgagccagaggaggagggggagagtgaTGGAGGGGGCATTGGGACGCCCCCCGACAGCCCAAGCAACACTCTGGACAGCACCAAGCCTTTCTCACCTGGGGAGTTCGATCCTGCCATTGATGTCTATGCCATCAAAAGCAATGAGA GTGCTCCGAGGAAGGAGGTTTACTTCATGGCTGTCATAGACATCCTGCAGCATTATGATGCCAAGAAGAAAGCTGCACATGCTGCAAAGACTGTGAAGCACGGG GCGGGAGCCGAGATCTCCACAGTGAACCCAGAGCAGTACTCCAAGAGGTTTTATGATTTCATCACCACTATCTTGTCATAG
- the pip4k2aa gene encoding phosphatidylinositol 5-phosphate 4-kinase type-2 alpha isoform X7, translating into MASASSIAASIASKTKTKKKHFVAQKVKLFRSSDPLLSVLMWGVNHSINELSHVQIPIMLMPDDFKAYSKIKVDNHLFNKENMPSHFKFKEYCPLVFRNLRERFGIDDLDFLNSLTRSAPLNTEAQGRSGARFHTSFDKRYVIKTISSEDVAEMHNILKKYHQFIVECHGNTLLPQFLGMYRLTVDGDETYMIVTRNVFSHRLSVYKKYDLKGSTVAREASDKEKQPPPPEDVPPRPKSGNVQQRLQTLRIATRFYCAMKHAKELPTYKDNDFINDGQKIYINEENKKMFLEKLRKDVEFLAQLKLMDYSLLVGIHDVERAEQEEVESEDNEPEEEGESDGGGIGTPPDSPSNTLDSTKPFSPGEFDPAIDVYAIKSNESAPRKEVYFMAVIDILQHYDAKKKAAHAAKTVKHGAGAEISTVNPEQYSKRFYDFITTILS; encoded by the exons ATGGCTTCAGCGAGCAGCATCGCCGCATCTATTGCGAGCAAAACGAAGACTAAGAAGAAACACTTCGTCGCTCAGAAAGTGAAGCTCTTCCGTTCCAGCGACCCTCTGCTCAGCGTACTTATGTGGGGAGTCAACCATTCG ATAAACGAATTAAGCCATGTCCAGATTCCCATCATGCTCATGCCAGATGACTTTAAGGCCTATTCTAAAATCAAAGTGGACAACCACCTTTTTAACAA GGAAAACATGCCCAGCCATTTCAAATTCAAGGAGTACTGCCCACTAGTGTTTCGAAACCTCAGAGAGAGGTTTGGCATTGATGATCTGGACTTCTTG AACTCTCTGACACGTAGTGCTCCCTTGAACACTGAAGCCCAGGGACGGAGTGGAGCCCGCTTCCACACTTCTTTTGACAAACGCTACGTCATTAAGACCATCAGCAGCGAGGATGTGGCAGAAATGCATAACATTCTGAAAAAATACCATCAG TTTATTGTGGAGTGCCATGGAAACACGCTGCTGCCTCAGTTTCTGGGGATGTACCGACTCACAGTGGACGGAGACGAGACCTACATGATTGTTACACGCAATGTCTTCTCCCACCGCCTTTCTGTCTACAAAAAGTATGATCTCAAG GGTTCTACTGTGGCAAGAGAGGCCAGTGACAAGGAGAAG CAGCCGCCCCCACCAGAGGATGTGCCTCCACGGCCCAAATCTGGTAACGTTCAGCAAAGGCTGCAAACACTGCGGATTGCTACGCGCTTTTACTGCGCCATGAAACAC GCCAAGGAGCTGCCCACCTACAAGGACAATGATTTCATCAATGACGGGCAGAAGATCTACATTAATGAGGAGAATAAGAAAATGTTCCTGGAGAAGCTTAGGAAAGATGTGGAG TTCCTAGCCCAGTTGAAGCTCATGGACTACAGTCTGCTGGTGGGCATTCATGACGTGGAGCGTgccgagcaggaggaggtagaaagtgaggacaatgagccagaggaggagggggagagtgaTGGAGGGGGCATTGGGACGCCCCCCGACAGCCCAAGCAACACTCTGGACAGCACCAAGCCTTTCTCACCTGGGGAGTTCGATCCTGCCATTGATGTCTATGCCATCAAAAGCAATGAGA GTGCTCCGAGGAAGGAGGTTTACTTCATGGCTGTCATAGACATCCTGCAGCATTATGATGCCAAGAAGAAAGCTGCACATGCTGCAAAGACTGTGAAGCACGGG GCGGGAGCCGAGATCTCCACAGTGAACCCAGAGCAGTACTCCAAGAGGTTTTATGATTTCATCACCACTATCTTGTCATAG